GCAGAGCGGCCCCGCGTAAGAGGCctagtcccaccagcgccgtccacatctggtcgctgccagcgggtacTTGTCGCAAAGACTTGGGGGGACGGCctgttgagggggggtgggggctccgtggggtctggcccacgatcgggtctcaccgatcgacgggccggcctctccccccaccgggcctacttccttgcgcgaccggccccagaaccccggtgccatgttggtgagggtcCGGAGCGCTCCGCGAGGCACCTGCGCCACTGCGCATATCATCATTGGCGCtggcgcaactgcacatgcgcggatccagtggcgcccagttcatgccgggatctgcggctggagtgtcgcaaaccactccagcgccgtgctggccccctgtaggggccagaattcgacgtgggagcggcctgttcacgcgACGGCATTTGCAACGGCGTGgactctctgcctccattttggagaatcccaccccgttgTTATTGGTCACAGAAGGAGACATAATGTAGTCATGGTGATTGGTATATGGAGTGAGGGGAAGTGTATCCGTCTTGACAACGGGGCATGTGGGGACCAATCGGCGCTCTGTGCGGAGATCTGGCAATGTCCCTTAGAAATGACAGAATATCGTTAATTAAATGTTTTCTTATAACCTGGGGAAAGAAAAATACCCAACAATATACAGAGAATAACACTTGGGGTCATCCAGTGTTGGGGAAAAGCCAGAAGGGAAAAGGGAGGGATAAACATAAAACAATCATGATCACCAGAGAAAAAGTATCTGGAAAACTAATGGGATTTAAGGCAActtgtcccctggacctgatgtccTGCATCCCAGGATTTTAAAGGAGGGGCTGGAgagaaagtggatgcattggttgtaatctttgcAAATTCCCGAGATTACTGATCAATGATGGGGATACAACTATTTATGATCAATATTCCTGATTGGATGAAGAAACCGAATATACTGGAGCTAAATTGtctgatgacacaaagtttggtcgggaagttgtgaggaggatacaaaggttCTGTGGAGGGATATAGACCGGTTAAGTGCGAGGACAAAGatttagcagatggagtataaAGTGAGAAAATGGGAGGTTGTCAACATTGGcaggaatagaaaagcagcaaattATTTCAATAGAAAGAGacggcagaatgctgcagtacagagggatctgggggaccTTGACCATGAATCACTAAAAGTTAGTATCCAGGTACAGCAAGGAATggggaaaacaaatggaatgttggcctttattggaaaaGGGATGGAGTGTAGAGTAGGGAAGatgtgctgcaactgtacaggggatTGGTGAGACTGCAGCTTGAGTACTGTGCTCAGATCTGATCCCCTTACATCAGGAGGGAGAGACTCTCATTGgacacagttcagagaagattcactgggctgattcctggtgaagggattgttttatgaggaaaaggttgagcaggttggtctgtactcattggagtttagaagaataagaggttatcttattgaaacatgcagAATATTGAGGGAGTTCCTTCGTCAGGGTAGATACTGGGAGGATGTTTGATCTCTGGGGTAAGCGAGGTGTTGGTGACACAGCATCAAATGAAGGGGCCTCTActcaagacagagatgagaaggaattcctTCTCGGAGAGGgttattagtctttggaattctctaccacagagaccAGCAGAGGCTGGGCCATTGATTCATGACCGAGTTCGATAGATTGTTGATCAAAAAGGAGGTTAAGGGTCAtctgggacaggcaggaaagtggagtaaagGCCACAAttcgatcagacatgatcttatcaaAAATCAGAGCAGGTTCACTGGGCTGGACTGCTCCTGTTCTTATTCCTTCTGATCTTATGATCATTTCATCAGTGTGTCAAACCTCATTAATCACGTGGATAACAGCAGGGAGACGGTAATATACAGAGAATGATACCTGGAGAAATCGCTGCTCTCATTTCCCTCCACACTTTGATGTATTTGACTGGTTCACCAGCGATATCCACAGGTAACTGAGTGGAGACAGTTCCAGGCTTGTGAAACTCCATCTGACTCCTGTGAAAACAGGTCTGGAAatcagtgtgtgttagagagacaggAGTGATCGCATCACAAAACTGTTTCTTTAAACCTGCTTACCTCATCAACAGGTCCTGAATATCCTGAGGGGAAAGAAACAGAATAGATATGATCGACTCAGATTAAAGAGTTCTTGTTGATGTAAATCCCGAGTAGAAATTATGAAGAGGGACAGAATTGAGAGACCAAGATTTCAGTTGGAAAATAACTTTTACTTTTTCCTTTCATTCCCTCTCTGAGCTCATCCTGGTCATCAGACCCACCTCCTGTCCCCTCCATCCTCTTCCCAAAAACTACTGATCTCCCAAACTCCCCTGCTGGTCCCCATGTTAGCGGGATTGTCTCTCCTTTAAATCTACATCTTCACCCCTCTCACCTCCTCATTATTCTCGAtcagtctgcagcctttgacacggtcgatcacaccatcctcctccactgcctctccactgttgtccagctgggtgtTCTGCCCGCACCAGTTCCCACTCTTATCTCTCTAACCGtagcccccatcacccctgtggtcGGTGAACTACATTGGCTCCCGGTTCAACAACGTATTGatgttgaaaattctcatccttgttttcaaattcctccatggcctcactcctccctatctctgtaatctcctccagctccacaaccctccgagacatcCTCTAATTTGTGTCTCTTGTCCACCCCCGATATTAATCCCAACACTATTGTTGGCTGAGACTTCATTTGAATCCAGCGTTCGCAGGATCAGGAACAGCAAACCCACAACTCAATAAAGATCTACCGACTCCACTTTAACAACGCATCTTAACCCCGTCCTCAGTAGAACTCCATCTGCAGCAGTGTAAACGTCTCCAGTTCCCAGCCCAGCTCTCTCTGAGTCCAATCATCAATCAGTGCCGTGGTTACACTGAGTATAGGAATCACACTGAGATTCTCTCACCTCATTTCCCATTGGAGCCTTACTGACAGCAGAAAGAAACAATCACCCAACCAATCAGACTGAGGCCTTGCCAAATCCCAGCGGTTAAAGGTCAGAGTGCCCGCCCTCAGTctctggaatgtttcactggaCAAGACAAAGAGATTTTGTACCTTGAGGAACTCTGGGGCCTCTTGTACCCCCAGCCTCGATTTTAGATCTCTTATTGCTCCTTCAAGAGAAGACAATTCATCCATGGTTTTGGTTAAATTCTgctccatttcctctattattttattGCTTTTTGTCTCCAACTCTGCTTTCAGCAGCTCCTCCTTCTCAAACAGGAACTTGTGCATCTtttcaaattcactgttgatttcATTTCTCAGTCTGTCAACTTCAGCCTGGAACAGATTGAATACAGAACGGAATAAAAAACGTTTATAATCCCAGTGACCCTGGGATAAAAATTGATATCCAGCAAGGATAACAAATAATAACAGCTCACTGCCTGCTGAACAGTTTGATGGAACTTtggctgtgtgggagtgagttacaaacatgTTTCAGTGATTCCAATAGTTTATCATTAAATAATAGACATCAAGGACTGAGTCACcgagtggaatctaatcgtggaatgcagatggtttatatatagaataatggatacctgggagtgagttacagactggaatctaatcaaggggttcagatggtttatatatagaataatggatacctgggagtgagttacagactggaatctaatcgaggggttcagatggtttatatatagaataatggattcctgggagtgagttacagactggaatctaatcgaggggttcagatggtttatatatagaataatggaaacctgggagtgagttacagactggaatctaatcgagaggttcagctggtttatatatagaataatggatacacggaagtgagttacagacaagATTTATTGAATCAATTGATGGGATTGGTTTGAGAGAGAAAATAAGACATTTTCACACTGTCATAATAATCTGCAATTTGCAGACGCTCCCTTATCTTGCAGTTTGGGGAGCAGCCCACAGTGTACTTTGGAGCAGCAGCATTTTATTCAGtaaaactctctctctgactgtgtgagaagctcactcactctcaataTCAAACACAGGGAAGTTTACACAAAGCCTAAAGGACACTCTCCTACCTTCATGTGTAAAATCCCATCCTCGCGTTCTCTTTTACTGTGGAGACTGAGGTCCATTTGCTTCTGCAGAGTTTCCAATGATGTTTCTAACTTGTTCTGAGACAGAAAGGACACAAAGGGGTTTGTCAAAGGAAACAATCATTGTCACATTCTGGAGGAGTTTGCTGTTTTAAATCGAGTGAGactagtgaggtagagaaggagatatTCTCAGGATTGACACTCAATAAACAAAGTAGAAGCTGTGGGTTAATTCTGTTTATTGCAATTATCCTCCTCCAGGTTAATTcccctcctcaatcaatcctttCCTCGTTCAAACCCTCTCTTTACATTCCTCTCCCCTTCCCTACCCctttctctcctgccctctcttccccttcccacattcgacaaacactctctctctctattacttaCACCCTATCCCTCTTCCCCATCTACCTGTGTCAGTAACAGTGATCCAGTACCTTGTATATCTGGGCTGCCTCCTTtattgggatcacactgtgcgtCTTATGAGCTCTGGACATCCCACACACCACACAGATCGCTTTGTGTTCATCTTCACAGAAGAGTTTCAGCTTCTCCTCGTGTTCCTGACAGTAAAACTCCTCCTGTGGCTGTGTCACCTTCACCTTCTGCTCTCTGAACTTCTCCACGATGTTAATCAGGGTCAGAGCAGGCCTGACGTTCCTCTGGGTGAAGACCTGTCGACACTGGGGGCAGGAAACATCGCCCGGGACCTTCTGCCAACTCTGAGAGATGCAGGAGCTGCAGAAATGATGTCCACATTCCAGAGACACCGGCTGGGTGAATATCTCCAGACAGATGGGACAGGTTAGTTCCTGTGTGAGATCTGGAGACGCCATCCCAgtgctcagagtctctctctccttccctgttcCAGCTCTTTCGCTTTCAATTCCTGTTCAGGGCTGCACTTCCTGGATTTCACTTCACGTGATCAGTGACACATCTCAGTGTCAGGAACTTTGGAATTAAATCAAACTGACCCCATTATTGTGTCTGGAGCCCCTCCCTCATCCCTGAGCCCCTAAATGTAATTTGTTGTTGCCTCTGACTGAATCAAAGTGTTTGTGCTGGAAACTGTCCTGAGGGGGGTCTTCAGTCCCAGTCAGAGAccttgacagacacacacagacacacacgcaaacacacacacagacccagacacacatagacacacacagacagacacacatacagacaggcacacacatatacacacactctcagagagacacacacacactcagatagacagacagacacccacagagacatactcacacacacagacacaccctaccTAGCAGAGCTTCCATTTACTGGAGAGTGATGAAGGGACAGGCTCTGTCAGTCACTAGATCACATTTACACATCTAGAACTGGGACATCGACTGCACAATAACATCTTTAAATTCCTGTTCACCTCCAGCTCCATCCGCTTGTTAATCTTCTGTTAGTTTGAACAAATCGTGAAGCTGATTCTGCGATTGCCTCACCCACAGTTAGTGATCATCTCACAAGACATGTTACTGAGACAGTGATGCTCATTAAAGGATATTCGACTGGGGTGGCAGCACTCAATGGGAGACAGTGAATCAGCCTCTTGTTGAACATTCTGGACAATATCCCTTTCCATTGGCCCCCACTGGGAGTCACTGGGAGTACATCGAGCCCGGATTTAAAATATTGCTTCACCTGAAACAAGGGCCTCGTCTCCATCCCCAAACCCAGTCAGAGTGAGTCCAGCCCTGAGCAGCTGGGTCAGGACACACTCCCTCTATTTGAACCGCGTCCCCTGCCCTGTTCTCAGTGAACGGCAGTGACCTCCTCATTctaatcactctctgggtaaagatgtttctcctgaattccctattggatttcccAGTGACTCCCATATCTGAGGGGATTCTGATCCCCACACGGTGGGGACCGTCGGTGGCCACGTTTGAGGAATTGTCCGTCGCGCGGGCGGGAATGTGTAAAATGGAAACATTTGTCCAGATTGTAACATTGTGTGCTGGGGAGGATGTTCCCCAGGTTGCTGATGTTTTTGTATTATTTAatttatttggaataaaatacattaaaaaaactttTCCTACTTCATGGGTACAAAAATCCTTCTGTCTCCCAATATTTATCAGTCTCTCATCTTTTAAAGATATCCTGAGATCCTCGTGTCAAAGTGATAATTTTACAGAACATGTTGGGTAttgagcccctccagcctgttccaccattcagtcagcTCATAGCTGATCTGTACCTGAACCACATTTACTCACCTTGGTTTTGTAACCTTTGTGTGAAGAAGCGTTTCCTGAAATCCCCCCTTGATCTCTCTCATCCTGACCCACACTTTCCCCCTGTTGGCTGGAAGGGCTTGACATGGAGCAGTGCCGCCATCTGCTGGCAGTACTGTGACTGTCCACTTGCACAGTCAGCTGCCTTTCAGTTGGAGACCGGATTGAGTGAGGccataaatataataataataatctttattattgtcacaagtcggcttacattaacactgcaatgaagttactgtgaaaagccccttatcgccacattccggcacctgttcgggtacacagagggagaattcagaatatccaaattaactaacagcacatctttcgggacttgtgggaggaaaccggagcacccggaggaaacccacaccgacacagggagaacgtgccagacagtgccccaagcagggaatcgcacctgggaccctggagctgtgtagcaacagtgctaaccactgtgctacagtgctgcccactattctctatacaaaccatctgaacccctcgattagattccagtctgtaactcactccctggtatccattattctatatataaaccatctgaacccctcgattagattccagtctgtgactcactcccaggtatccattattctatatataaaccatctgaacccctcgattagattccagtctgtaactcactccctggtatccactattctatatataaaccatctgaatccctcgattagattccagtctgtaactcactcccaggtatccattattctctatacaaaccatctgaacccctcgattagattctagtctgtaagtcactccctggtatccattattctatatataaaccatctgaatccctcgattagattccagtctgtaactcactcccaggtatccattattctatatataaaccatctgaacccctcgattagattccagtctggcactcactcccaggtatccactattctatatataaaccatctgaactccttgattagattccagtctgtaactcactcccaggtatccattattcattatataaaccatctgaacccctcgattagattccagtctgtaactcactcccaggtatccattattctatatataaaccatctgaacccctcgattagattccagtctgtaattcactcccaggtatccattattctatatataaaccatctgaacccctcgattagattccagtctgtaactcactcccaggtatccattattctatatataaaccatctgaacccctcgattagattccagtctgtaactcactgtatcccatcccacctttaactgtatcaaaCTCAGTCTCGCACAAGAGGTCAAAT
This window of the Scyliorhinus torazame isolate Kashiwa2021f chromosome 14, sScyTor2.1, whole genome shotgun sequence genome carries:
- the LOC140389127 gene encoding zinc-binding protein A33-like, with translation MASPDLTQELTCPICLEIFTQPVSLECGHHFCSSCISQSWQKVPGDVSCPQCRQVFTQRNVRPALTLINIVEKFREQKVKVTQPQEEFYCQEHEEKLKLFCEDEHKAICVVCGMSRAHKTHSVIPIKEAAQIYKNKLETSLETLQKQMDLSLHSKREREDGILHMKAEVDRLRNEINSEFEKMHKFLFEKEELLKAELETKSNKIIEEMEQNLTKTMDELSSLEGAIRDLKSRLGVQEAPEFLKDIQDLLMRSQMEFHKPGTVSTQLPVDIAGEPVKYIKVWREMRAAISPVPASLTLDPETAHNKLIISQDLTSVRHGNEEQDLPDHPGRFNEYYYVSSSQSFTSGRHYWEVGLGHKPLWIVGVCRESVNRKGKIIPSPENGFWVIARSPNCKSLKIPDVISQRKVKPRKLGIYLDYEGGQVSFYDAEDMSHLYTFTDTFTEKLYPIFNPCNHKSGANSEPLTLLTG